Proteins encoded in a region of the Zonotrichia albicollis isolate bZonAlb1 chromosome 22, bZonAlb1.hap1, whole genome shotgun sequence genome:
- the SUMF2 gene encoding inactive C-alpha-formylglycine-generating enzyme 2 has protein sequence MGAAGLVLLCCGVLGAQRALAEDGSMVQLPGGTFQMGSLQRSGEEEPAREVTVKPFALDKHPVTNRDFREFVREKKYKTEAEAFGWSFVFEDFVSEELKKKVTQKLESAPWWLPIEKAFWRQPSGPGSSIKDRLDYPVLHVSWNDAQAFCAWQGKRLPSEEEWEFAARGGLQQRMYPWGNKFQANRTNLWQGDFPRGDTAEDGFHGASPVTAFPAQNSYGLYDLLGNTWEWTASEFPAPGRAPRAQKMQVLRGASWIDTADGSANHRARVTTRMGNTPDSASDNLSFRCAADIPPVPAWKSQSKAEL, from the exons ATGGGGGCGGcggggctggtgctgctgtgctgcggGGTGCTGGGGGCTCAGCGCG cGCTCGCAGAGGATGGGAGCATGGTGCAGCTGCCCGGGGGCACCTTCCAGATGGGGTCCCTGCAGAGGAGCGGCGAGGAGGAGCCCGCCAGGGAGGTGACAGTGAAGCCCTTTGCTCTGGACAAACACCCGGTGACAAACAGGGACTTCAG GGAGTTTGTTagagaaaagaaatacaaaacagaagcagaagcaTTTGGCTGGAGCTTTGTCTTTGAGGATTTCGTATCTgaagagctgaaaaaaaaagtcacccaAAAACTGGAG TCAGCCCCGTGGTGGCTGCCCATTGAGAAGGCTTTTTGGAGACAG CCCTCAGGCCCTGGCTCCAGCATCAAGGACAGGCTGGATTACCCCGTGCTGCACGTGAGCTGGAACGATGCTCAGGCCTTCTGTGCCTGGCAGGGGAAGCGGCTCCCGTCGGAGGAGGAGTGGGAGTTTGCTGCCAGGGGAGGCCTGCAGC AAAGGATGTACCCCTGGGGAAACAAGTTCCAGGCAAACCGTACAAACCTGTGGCAG ggtgATTTCCCTCGGGGGGACACGGCTGAGGACGGCTTCCACGGCGCCTCCCCGGTGACAGCCTTCCCTGCCCAGAACAGCTACG GGCTCTATGACCTGCTGGGAAACACCTGGGAATGGACAGCATCagaattcccagctccaggaagGGCACCCAGGGCTCAGAAGATGCAGGTGCTGAGAGGGGCCTCGTGGATTGACACTGCAGATGGCTCTGCCAACCACAGAGCTCGTGTCACCACCAG gatggGGAACACGCCAGACTCTGCCTCTGACAACCTCAGCTTCCGCTGCGCTGCCGACatccctcctgtgccagcctggaAAAGCCAGAGCaaagctgagctctga
- the PSPH gene encoding phosphoserine phosphatase has translation MAQETVHYSHSEKDFILSPHSKKAPKRMASLMELKEIFRSADAVCFDVDSTVIREEGIDELAKFCGVGDAVAEMTRRAMGGTVTFKAALTARLGLIRPSYEQVQKLISDNPPQLTPGIRELVSRLHQRGVQVFLVSGGFQSIVEHVALQLNIPTANVFANRLKFYFNGEYAGFDETQPTAESGGKGKVITHLKEQFHFKKVVMIGDGATDMEACPPGDCFIGFGGNVVRKQVKEKAKWYITHFDELLKELEER, from the exons atgGCTCAGGAAACAGTGCACTACTCCCACTCAGAGAAAGATTTCATCTTGTCCCCTCACAGTAAGAAGGCTCCCAAAAGGATGGCATCCCTGATGGAGCTGAAGGAGATCTTCCGCAGCGCCGACGCCGTGTGCTTCGACGTGGACAGCACCGTCATCAGGGAGGAGGGCATCGACGAGCTGGCCAAGTTCTGCGGGGTCGGGGACGCCGTGGCAGAGAT GACCCGCAGAGCCATGGGTGGCACTGTGACATTCAAGGCAGCTCTCACAGCACGGTTAGGTCTCATCAGGCCCTCCTATGAACAAGTGCAGAAATTAATATCTGACAACCCACCTCAGCTAACTCCAGGAATAAG GGAGCTGGTGAGCAGACTCCACCAACGAGGGGTTCAGGTGTTCCTGGTCTCGGGGGGCTTTCAGAGCATTGTGGAACACGTGGCCCTGCAGCTGAACATCCCCACAGCAAACGTCTTTGCCAACAGGCTCAAATTCTACTTCAACG GAGAATATGCAGGATTTGATGAAACACAACCAACAGCTGAATcaggggggaaaggaaaggttATCACTCATCTGAAAGAACAGTTCCATTTCAAGAAAGTGGTTATGATTGGAGATGGAGCTACAGACATGGAAGCCTGCCCTCCTGGA GATTGCTTCATTGGATTTGGAGGCAATGTGGTCAGAAAGCAAGTGAAGGAGAAAGCCAAGTGGTACATCACCCACTTTGATGAACTGCTAAAGGAGCTGGAAGAGCGATAA
- the CCT6A gene encoding T-complex protein 1 subunit zeta, whose protein sequence is MAVKALNPKAEVARAQAALAVNISAARGLQDVLRTNLGPKGTMKMLVSGSGDIKLTKDGNVLLQEMQIQHPTASLIAKVATAQDDITGDGTTSNVLIIGELLKQADLYISEGLHPRIVAEGFEIAKEKALEVLDQVKVSKEMDRETLIDVARTSLRTKVHAELADILTEAVVDSVLTVRKPGEPIDLYMVEIMEMKHKSETDTTLIRGLVLDHGARHPDMKKRVEDAFILTCNVSLEYEKTEVSSGFFYKSAEEREKLVKAERKFIEDRVNKIIELKRKVCGDSDKGFVVINQKGIDPFSLDALAKEGIVALRRAKRRNMERLTLACGGTAMNSVEDLTPDCLGHAGLVYEYTLGEEKYTFIEKCENPRSVTLLIRGPNKHTLTQIKDAVRDGLRAVKNAIEDGCVVPGAGALEVAVANALVKHKPNVKGRAQLGVQAFADALLIIPKVLAQNSGYDPQETLVKVQAEHMESGQLTGVDLNTGEPMVAAAAGIWDNYNVKKQLLHSCTVIASNILLVDEIMRAGMSSLKG, encoded by the exons ATGGCGGTGAAGGCGCTCAACCCCAAGGCCGAGGTGGCCCGTGCCCAGGCCGCGCTGGCCGTCAACATCAGCGCGGCCCGCGGGCTGCAGGACGTGCTGAGGACCAACCTGGGCCCCAAGGGCACCATGAAGAT GCTCGTGTCGGGCTCCGGAGACATCAAGCTGACCAAAGATGGCAacgtgctgctgcaggaaatg CAAATCCAACACCCCACGGCCTCCTTGATAGCAAAAGTAGCAACAGCACAAGATGACATCACTGGAGATGGCACCACCTCGAATGTCCTCATCATTGGAGAGCTCCTGAAGCAGGCAGATCTTTACATTTCTGAG GGTTTGCACCCTAGAATAGTAGCAGAAGGATTTGAGATTGCCAAGGAAAAAGCACTTGAGGTTTTGGATCAGGTCAAAGTGTCCAAGGAGATGGACAGGGAGACCCTCATCGATGTTGCCAGGACATCCCTCAGGACTAAAGTGCACGCTGAGCTTGCTGACATCCTGACAGAG gctgtGGTAGATTCTGTCCTGACAGTCAGAAAACCAGGGGAGCCCATTGACCTGTACATGGTGGAAATCATGGAGATGAAGCACAAATCAGAGACAGACACCAC GCTGATCAGGGGGCTGGTGCTGGATCATGGAGCTCGCCACCCTGACATGAAGAAAAGAGTGGAAGATGCTTTTATTCTTACCTGCAATGTGTCTCTGGAGTATGAGAAAAC ggAGGTGAGCTCTGGATTCTTCTACAAAAGTGCTGAGGAGAGGGAGAAGTTGGTGAAAGCAGAAAGAAAGTTCATTGAAGACAGAGTCAACAAAATCATAGAGTTGAAAAGAAAAGTCTGTGGCGACTCAGACAAAGGATTTGTTGTCATCAACCAGAAG GGAATTGACCCATTTTCCTTGGATGCCCTTGCCAAAGAAGGAATTGTTGCTTTGAGGAGAGCTAAAAGGAGGAACATGGAAAG ACTGACCCTGGCCTGTGGTGGCACTGCCATGAACTCTGTGGAGGATCTCACTCCTGACTGCCTGGGACATGCAGGGCTGGTCTATGAGTACACCCTG GGGGAGGAGAAGTACACCTTCATTGAGAAGTGTGAGAACCCGCGCTCGGTGACCCTGCTCATCAGGGGCCCCAACAAGCACACGCTGACCCAGATCAAGGATGCAGTGAGGGATGGGCTGCgggctgtgaaaaatgccattGAGGATG GATGTGtggtgccaggagcaggggcacTGGAGGTGGCAGTGGCCAATGCTCTTGTGAAACACAAACCCAACGTGAAAGGAAGAGCCCAGCTTGGAGTTCAGGCTTTTGCTGATGCTCTGCTCATCATTCCTAAG GTGCTTGCTCAGAACTCGGGCTATGATCCCCAGGAGACGCTGGTGAAGGTGCAGGCAGAGCACATGGAGTCAGGGCAGCTCACTGGGGTTGATCTCAACACTG GGGAGCCCatggtggctgcagcagctggaatcTGGGATAATTACAATGTCAAAAAGCAGCTGCTTCATTCATG CACGGTGATTGCCAGCAACATTCTCCTGGTGGATGAAATCATGAGAGCTGGGATGTCCTCCCTgaagggctga